The segment CTATGCTCTTTACTCTCTATATGACCAAATAGCATTGTAGCGTTGCTTTGGCGACCTTTTTGGTGCCAAAGGGAGTGGATTTTAAGCCAATTATCACTGCTTACTTTACCTTTACAAATTTCATTTCTAACGCCCTCATCAAATATTTCAGCCCCACCGCCAGGCATACTATCTACACCATACTCAATCATCTTTTCTATCACTTCTTCATAGCTTAAATTATGCTTTCTATGTAGATAATCCACTTCGGCAGCCGTGAGCGCTTTTATATGTAAATTTGGATATTTATCTTTAATCATTTTAAATATCTCTAAATACCATTGCCAAGATACATTTGGATTGTGCGCTGAGACAATGTGTATCTCTTTAACGCCATTTAATACGCTTTTATCTACAATCTCCATTATCTCTTCATGGCTCATTGTATAGGTTTTTAAAGAGTTTTGGCGATGTGATGAAAAAGCGCAAAATTTACATACATCAGAGCATAAATTTGTTGGATTTATATGGCGATTGATATTAAAATATATCTTTTTACCATTTTTGGCCTCTCTAATTTTGTTAGCATATTTGCCAAGTGTAAATAGATCTAAGTTATAAAGCTTAGTTGCGTCTTCAAACTCTAATCTTTGGTTATTTTCTAATTTTTCTATTAAATTCATAATCAACTCTACTTAAAAAAATGAAAGCCAAATTATATGCTAAAGAGACTTAAAAAGCTTTTATTTAAGCTAAATTTAATCCAATATCACATTTGATTCTTTATCTGCTCTCTTTTTTGGCTCTACCTTAGCTGGAGTTAAATAGCCATTTTCTATCATCAACTCAATAGTAGAGCGAAATATCGGAAGCGCACTCCACGAAGCGTAGTAATATGGATATGGTCGCATAGGCTCACGCACCAAAACGCCAATTGTGTATTCTTTGCCATTTGCATCACGGACAAAACCAAAGAAATTCGCATTATAACGCTTATCACTATATCCGCCACTTGCTGCTATGTGAGCGGTGCCGGTTTTGCCGCCTATTATAAGGCCTGGAATTTGAGTTTTTCTAGCTGTGCCATTTGGGCTTTCTACGACTTTTATTAGGATCTCTTTCATCTTTTGGGCGCTTGATTTTGGTAGTATTTGACTCTTTTCTTGATCTTTGTATTTGTAGTTTTTTTGATCTTTTTCTAGGTGGCTTACGATGCGTGGAGTTATCATTACACCATCATTTGTGATTGCGTTATAGGCGCTTAGAAGTTGTATAAATGTAGCTTGGACGCCATATCCGTAGCTTAGAGTTGATTTATATACCTTGTTTTTTAGTTTTGATATAGATGGGAGTGTGCCG is part of the Campylobacter lanienae NCTC 13004 genome and harbors:
- the mqnE gene encoding aminofutalosine synthase MqnE, with product MMNLIEKLENNQRLEFEDATKLYNLDLFTLGKYANKIREAKNGKKIYFNINRHINPTNLCSDVCKFCAFSSHRQNSLKTYTMSHEEIMEIVDKSVLNGVKEIHIVSAHNPNVSWQWYLEIFKMIKDKYPNLHIKALTAAEVDYLHRKHNLSYEEVIEKMIEYGVDSMPGGGAEIFDEGVRNEICKGKVSSDNWLKIHSLWHQKGRQSNATMLFGHIESKEHRIDHILRIRSLQDRSLALNNGGGFNAFIPLVYQRDNNYLKNIPFLGSIEILKTMAISRILLDNINHIKAYWATSTLNLALIAQEFGADDLDGTIEKESIQSSAGAKSQNGKSQKEFIELIQTSGFVPVERDSLYNEIKIYN